The Comamonas testosteroni genome contains the following window.
AGGAGGGACTGGAAAATGGATATCACCACCATGCGTGTTCTGGCCACACTGGCATCGCTGGCGTGCTTCGTGGGTATCTGGTGGTGGGCGTATGCCCGCCGCAACCAGGCCCGTTTTGACGAGGCAGCTCAGGTTCCATTCCTGGAAGACTGAGTCTGATCACTACAACGAGAACATCCCATGAGCGACTTC
Protein-coding sequences here:
- a CDS encoding cbb3-type cytochrome oxidase subunit 3, yielding MDITTMRVLATLASLACFVGIWWWAYARRNQARFDEAAQVPFLED